A genomic segment from Pistricoccus aurantiacus encodes:
- the ubiG gene encoding bifunctional 2-polyprenyl-6-hydroxyphenol methylase/3-demethylubiquinol 3-O-methyltransferase UbiG: MDSTPQSTHRANVDAGEIAKFETLASRWWDRDSEFKPLHDINPLRVNFIDGHAGLAGKSVIDVGCGGGILAEAMAHRGARVTGIDMGEAPLSVARLHQLESGIQVDYRQASAEEMAEESPGQFDVVTCMEMLEHVPDPSSVVRACATLVKPGGHVFFSTINRNPKAYALAIIGAEYVLGLLPRGTHDYRKFIRPAELSRWCRATGLRVREQTGLTYNPLTKHYRLTARDVSVNYMMHCSREMP; the protein is encoded by the coding sequence ATGGATTCAACACCTCAATCAACCCATCGTGCTAACGTCGATGCGGGAGAAATCGCCAAGTTCGAGACGCTGGCCAGTCGCTGGTGGGACCGCGACAGCGAGTTCAAGCCATTGCACGACATCAATCCGCTGCGGGTCAATTTCATCGACGGCCACGCGGGGCTTGCCGGCAAATCCGTGATCGACGTCGGCTGCGGGGGCGGCATCCTGGCGGAAGCCATGGCGCACCGCGGCGCTCGGGTGACCGGAATCGACATGGGGGAGGCGCCGCTCTCCGTCGCCAGGCTGCATCAGTTGGAAAGCGGCATTCAAGTGGACTACCGTCAGGCCAGCGCCGAGGAAATGGCCGAGGAAAGTCCCGGCCAGTTCGACGTGGTAACCTGCATGGAAATGCTCGAACACGTACCGGATCCTTCCTCGGTGGTGCGCGCCTGCGCCACTCTGGTCAAGCCCGGAGGTCATGTGTTCTTCTCGACCATTAATCGCAACCCGAAAGCCTATGCTCTGGCGATCATCGGCGCGGAATACGTGCTGGGATTATTGCCTCGCGGTACCCACGACTATCGGAAATTCATCCGCCCGGCAGAGCTTTCAAGGTGGTGTCGCGCCACGGGGCTGCGAGTTCGCGAGCAAACCGGACTGACCTATAACCCCTTGACCAAGCACTATCGCCTGACGGCTCGAGACGTATCCGTGAACTACATGATGCACTGCAGTCGGGAAATGCCGTGA
- a CDS encoding TRZ/ATZ family hydrolase: MPSSAPIDVELLIEARWILPMSDGLPTLEHHAIAIDKGRLLGPWPITEAANHVVARRLMPLHQHALLPGLINAHNHAGMTLMRGYADDLPLMTWLEEHIWPAEAAHVNPDFVAAGTRLACLEMLRSGTTTFADMYLAPEAVAPVVEQAGMRVQLCTPLIDFPTPWARSFDEGLMLTEALAERYGNHPRISLALGPHAPYTVGDDSLTKLNDARQRLDLPVQMHVHETADEVSRGLAEHGRRPLRRLYEAKLLDERFQAVHMTQIDDADLALLEETGASVIHCPQSNLKLASGFCPVARLKQSGIRVALGTDGAASNNDLDMFDEMKTAALLAKGVSGDAAALPAMQALAMATRDGAGVLGMGDRRGQLTEGFDADLIAVDLDAFNTLPVHHPASALVYALDSRQVSHVWVAGEILLENGKPSRLDGQAIKQEAWHYQRIMARHQNQA; this comes from the coding sequence ATGCCATCTAGTGCACCGATCGATGTGGAGCTGCTGATCGAGGCTCGCTGGATTCTACCCATGAGCGATGGGCTGCCGACGCTCGAGCACCACGCCATCGCCATCGACAAGGGGCGGCTGCTTGGCCCCTGGCCGATTACCGAAGCGGCGAACCACGTGGTCGCCAGACGCCTGATGCCACTCCACCAGCATGCCCTGCTGCCGGGGCTGATCAACGCCCACAACCACGCGGGCATGACCCTGATGCGTGGCTACGCGGACGATCTTCCGCTGATGACCTGGCTCGAGGAGCATATCTGGCCCGCGGAAGCGGCCCACGTCAATCCTGACTTCGTGGCAGCGGGAACCCGCCTGGCTTGCCTGGAGATGCTGCGTTCCGGCACCACCACCTTCGCGGACATGTACCTGGCGCCGGAAGCCGTCGCCCCGGTGGTGGAGCAGGCGGGAATGCGCGTCCAGCTCTGTACGCCGCTGATTGATTTTCCGACCCCTTGGGCCAGGAGCTTCGACGAGGGCCTGATGCTGACGGAAGCCCTGGCGGAGCGCTATGGCAACCATCCGCGCATTTCGCTGGCGCTAGGTCCTCATGCACCTTACACCGTCGGAGATGACAGCCTGACTAAGCTGAATGACGCCAGGCAGCGGCTGGATTTGCCCGTTCAGATGCACGTGCACGAAACCGCGGACGAAGTCTCGCGGGGACTGGCCGAGCATGGGCGTCGCCCGCTGCGCCGTTTATACGAGGCAAAGCTGCTCGACGAGCGCTTCCAGGCGGTGCACATGACCCAGATCGATGATGCGGATCTCGCACTTCTTGAAGAAACCGGCGCCTCGGTGATTCACTGCCCCCAGTCGAATCTCAAGCTCGCCAGCGGCTTCTGCCCGGTGGCGCGGCTGAAGCAGTCCGGTATTCGAGTCGCGCTGGGTACCGACGGCGCCGCCAGCAACAACGATCTGGACATGTTCGACGAGATGAAGACCGCTGCCCTGCTCGCCAAGGGGGTAAGCGGCGATGCTGCCGCACTGCCCGCCATGCAGGCGCTCGCCATGGCGACTCGCGACGGCGCCGGAGTACTGGGTATGGGAGATCGACGCGGCCAGTTGACGGAAGGCTTCGACGCGGATCTGATTGCCGTCGACCTGGATGCCTTCAACACGCTGCCGGTGCACCATCCCGCCTCAGCCCTGGTTTATGCCCTCGATAGCCGCCAGGTCAGCCATGTCTGGGTGGCGGGCGAAATTCTACTGGAAAATGGCAAGCCGAGCCGCCTCGACGGGCAAGCCATCAAACAGGAAGCGTGGCATTATCAACGGATCATGGCTCGTCATCAAAACCAAGCGTAA
- the mtnA gene encoding S-methyl-5-thioribose-1-phosphate isomerase: protein MPSPQDAPVASGVHSVNTQGSIEPMRWRGDHLELLDQRALPEQILTLRIDSATQTAQAIVDMAVRGAPAIGITAAYGVVLAAQRLESAGDWRKPLERAISELAGSRPTAVNLFWALARMQETIDAHREASQAPLAALLATAKDIHRRDLEDNHCMGALGAGVIARGGPCAVMTHCNTGALATGGHGTALGVIRSAWKRRLISEVRVNETRPWLQGARLSAWELQQEGIPAVLAVDSAASLILAEGKVKWLIVGADRIAANGDVANKIGTLSLAVQARHFGVKTMVVAPASTFDQSLASGADIPIETRSARELTHQGERRITPLDIVVYNPVFDITPASLVDVLICEKGVIETPDREKIAALLR from the coding sequence ATGCCTTCACCCCAGGATGCGCCTGTCGCTTCCGGCGTTCATTCCGTCAACACTCAGGGGTCCATCGAGCCCATGCGTTGGCGCGGCGACCACCTCGAACTGCTGGATCAGCGGGCACTACCGGAACAAATTCTGACCCTTCGCATCGATAGCGCCACGCAAACCGCCCAGGCCATCGTCGACATGGCGGTACGAGGCGCACCGGCTATCGGCATCACGGCGGCGTACGGCGTGGTGCTTGCGGCGCAGCGTCTCGAGAGCGCCGGCGATTGGCGCAAGCCGCTGGAAAGGGCAATCAGTGAACTTGCCGGTTCTCGGCCCACGGCGGTCAATCTGTTCTGGGCGTTAGCGCGCATGCAGGAGACGATCGACGCCCATCGCGAGGCATCACAGGCGCCGTTGGCCGCTCTACTGGCCACGGCAAAGGATATCCACCGCCGCGACCTAGAGGATAACCATTGCATGGGAGCGCTAGGGGCGGGCGTGATCGCCCGTGGCGGCCCCTGCGCGGTCATGACCCACTGCAACACCGGCGCCCTGGCGACCGGCGGCCACGGAACGGCGCTGGGGGTCATTCGCAGCGCCTGGAAAAGAAGACTGATCAGCGAGGTTCGCGTCAATGAAACTCGGCCCTGGCTGCAGGGCGCCCGACTGAGCGCCTGGGAGTTGCAGCAGGAAGGCATCCCGGCAGTCCTGGCGGTGGATTCCGCGGCCTCGCTCATTCTGGCGGAAGGGAAGGTCAAATGGCTGATCGTCGGCGCGGATCGCATTGCCGCCAACGGCGACGTGGCCAACAAGATCGGCACTCTGTCCCTGGCGGTTCAGGCGCGTCATTTCGGTGTCAAGACCATGGTGGTGGCCCCCGCGAGCACTTTCGACCAGAGCCTTGCCAGCGGAGCGGATATTCCTATCGAAACCCGCAGCGCGCGGGAATTGACCCATCAAGGGGAGCGCAGGATCACGCCTCTGGATATCGTCGTCTATAATCCGGTCTTTGACATAACCCCGGCGTCCCTCGTGGATGTGCTGATATGCGAGAAAGGCGTGATCGAAACCCCTGATCGGGAAAAGATCGCAGCCTTGTTGAGATGA
- the galU gene encoding UTP--glucose-1-phosphate uridylyltransferase GalU has translation MIHKAVLPVAGFGTRCLPASKAIPKEMITVVDKPVIQYVVEEAVAAGIKEIVLVTHSSKSAIENHFDRNVELEASLEAKGKDALLEQVRHIIPDDVSIIAVRQHEPLGLGHAVLCARPVIGDNEPFAVLLPDVLVTDWGLERNDLAGMIEAYDNGASAQIMVESVPRERVSQYGIVDLGGKNPEAGQSVGLAGMVEKPAADEAPSTLAVIGRYLLPGSIFALLAQTPPGAGGEIQLTDAVDRLGQQQGVSAYRMRGETYDCGHALGYLEATLAFARRHPTLGEDFSRLLADYAGDQDGEER, from the coding sequence ATGATTCACAAGGCCGTATTGCCCGTGGCAGGGTTTGGAACACGCTGCCTGCCAGCGTCCAAGGCGATTCCCAAGGAAATGATTACCGTAGTCGATAAGCCGGTGATTCAGTACGTGGTGGAAGAAGCGGTCGCGGCAGGTATCAAGGAAATCGTTCTGGTCACGCATTCCAGCAAGAGCGCTATCGAAAATCACTTCGATCGCAATGTGGAACTGGAAGCCAGTCTGGAAGCCAAGGGCAAGGACGCCCTGCTCGAACAGGTGCGTCATATCATCCCCGATGACGTCAGTATCATCGCCGTGCGTCAGCACGAGCCCCTGGGGCTCGGCCATGCGGTACTTTGCGCTCGACCGGTCATCGGTGACAACGAGCCCTTCGCGGTACTGCTGCCGGATGTGCTGGTCACGGACTGGGGGCTCGAGCGTAACGATCTGGCCGGTATGATCGAGGCTTACGACAACGGCGCAAGCGCTCAGATCATGGTCGAGAGCGTTCCCCGGGAGCGAGTCAGCCAGTACGGCATCGTCGATCTCGGGGGAAAAAACCCTGAAGCCGGCCAATCCGTCGGGCTAGCCGGCATGGTGGAAAAACCCGCGGCGGACGAAGCGCCATCGACTTTGGCGGTGATCGGGCGCTACCTGCTGCCGGGCTCCATCTTTGCATTACTGGCACAGACGCCTCCCGGCGCCGGCGGAGAGATTCAACTTACCGATGCCGTCGACCGGCTGGGTCAACAGCAGGGGGTCAGTGCCTATCGCATGCGGGGAGAAACCTACGACTGCGGTCATGCGCTGGGCTACCTGGAGGCCACCCTGGCTTTCGCCAGGCGTCATCCCACCTTGGGTGAGGATTTCTCCCGACTGCTTGCGGATTACGCTGGCGATCAAGACGGCGAGGAACGATAG
- a CDS encoding nucleotide sugar dehydrogenase, with the protein MRVVVYGSELASATAAAALASVGHQVRWFTHPDYPWSALKEADWLQREPELLGQLEATLTGSALAVSDCPLDEQAFPVNGVDVLWLALAPDQRDAAQKVLAVVKSVQVAPVVVVNNSTFPIGETERMEEALGQPDQVAVSLPDMLEEGRAWQGFTRPGRWLLGSENDQATAQVRELLRAYNRRSEIFQRMPRRAAELTKLAINGMLATRISYMNELAGLASSLGVDVEYVRQGMGADSRIGYEYLYPGCGFGGPNFSRDLMRLADVQSASGRQSPLLNQVLDINEHKKETLFRKLWGHFHGRLEGLTVAIWGAAFKPGTARIDHAPVLPLLYALWAQGVKVRLHDPAALPALAQEVGRQPLLTFCQDDPYQACEGADALMLVTEWRCYWNPDWKRLKALLNADLILDGRNIYDPNYVASRGLIYRGIGRRAG; encoded by the coding sequence ATGCGCGTGGTTGTCTATGGTAGCGAGCTCGCCAGTGCCACCGCCGCCGCGGCGCTGGCAAGCGTCGGTCATCAGGTTCGCTGGTTCACTCATCCCGACTATCCCTGGTCTGCGCTCAAGGAAGCGGACTGGCTTCAGCGTGAGCCGGAGCTGCTGGGTCAGCTGGAAGCGACACTGACCGGTTCGGCGCTGGCAGTCAGCGACTGTCCGCTGGACGAGCAAGCATTCCCCGTGAATGGCGTGGACGTTCTATGGCTCGCTCTGGCGCCGGACCAGCGGGACGCGGCGCAAAAAGTGCTGGCAGTAGTGAAATCGGTTCAGGTCGCACCGGTAGTGGTCGTCAACAACTCCACCTTTCCCATCGGCGAGACCGAGCGCATGGAAGAGGCCCTCGGCCAACCGGACCAGGTGGCGGTCTCCCTGCCGGACATGCTGGAGGAAGGCCGGGCCTGGCAGGGCTTTACCCGCCCCGGGCGCTGGCTGCTGGGCAGCGAGAACGATCAGGCCACCGCCCAGGTTCGGGAGCTGCTGCGCGCCTACAATCGGCGCAGCGAAATCTTTCAGCGCATGCCGCGCCGCGCCGCGGAACTCACCAAGCTGGCCATCAACGGCATGCTGGCTACCCGTATCAGCTACATGAACGAACTGGCGGGGCTGGCCAGTTCCCTAGGGGTGGATGTGGAGTACGTGCGTCAGGGCATGGGGGCGGACAGCCGCATCGGCTACGAATACCTGTATCCGGGCTGCGGGTTCGGCGGGCCGAACTTCTCCCGGGATCTGATGCGCCTGGCAGACGTGCAGTCCGCCAGCGGTCGCCAGTCGCCGTTGCTCAATCAAGTCCTGGATATCAACGAGCACAAGAAGGAAACCCTGTTCCGCAAGCTGTGGGGGCATTTCCACGGCCGTCTCGAGGGATTGACAGTGGCTATCTGGGGCGCGGCCTTCAAGCCGGGCACCGCGCGCATCGACCACGCGCCGGTGCTGCCTCTGCTGTATGCGCTGTGGGCCCAGGGCGTCAAGGTGCGCCTGCACGATCCGGCGGCATTGCCCGCTCTCGCGCAGGAAGTCGGCCGACAGCCGCTGCTGACGTTCTGCCAGGACGATCCCTATCAAGCCTGCGAAGGGGCGGATGCCCTGATGCTGGTGACGGAATGGCGCTGTTACTGGAATCCGGACTGGAAGCGGCTCAAGGCGCTGCTGAACGCCGATCTGATACTCGACGGACGCAACATCTATGACCCCAACTACGTGGCAAGCCGAGGCTTGATCTATCGGGGGATTGGACGACGCGCCGGATAA